The DNA region ATGAAAAATATTCTTGATTTGGCCGGTTATAAAAATGTTAGGATTATATATTTTAATCAAATACATTTTCTGTATGATTTATTCTTGGAAATTATTTCTAAAAAATTAAAATTTAAAAAATCTGCCAATTTAAAACAATTAAGTCAAAAAAATAATCAGCCACTAAACACTAAAAAATCTCTCCGTCATTGGATTCTAAGCGCAATTTATAAAACCGGCCGTTTTTTGGGAGTAATTATCCTCCCCTACTTTTTGGCTTATTTAGTAGCTCCGATATCATTTATTTTTTTTCCGCGAGGAGGAGCTATGTATATTGAATGTTTAAAAAAATAATCAAATTTAAAAATAATTTAATATCATATGAACAAATTATATTTGATAAAAAGGGTCTTTGACAGACTCTGCTGGGGAAATAAAAATTTAATCAAAAAAATATTCGGGCAACCTTTAAAGCCAAAATGGCTATGGTTTGAAACAACGGATCGCTGTAATTCCCGATGCACCCATTGCCACATTTGGGAGAAAAAGCCAATTTCAAATCCATTAACCGCCGAAGAATTAGGACGAGCCCTTAGTGATCCTCTTTTCAGCGATTTAGAAAATATAATCAATTCCGGAGGCGAAGCGATTTTGCGCGAGGACATTGAAGAAATAATCAGAACAGAACATCGAATTTTACCAAAAGCCAAATTAGATTTAAGCACCAATGGCATTGCGGCGGAACGCGTTGTTCAAATAGTCAGTTCGCTTCTTTCTACGGAAAAAACAATCAAACTTAATGTTGGCGTTTCCGTGGACGCAATCGGCGAAAAACATAATCAAATTCGAGGCATTACAAATAATTTTGAAAAAATCGATTACTTGCTGCATAAATTAACAGATTTGCGAGAAAAATATCCCGATAACCTTTCGCTTGTTATCGGGTTAACGCTGTCTAATCTTACGCTTTCTGGATGGAAAGAAGTCAAACAATATGCCAAAAAATTAAATATAGATTTTATGGTTCAATGGTATAATCAATCCTCTTTTTATGACAATGCTAATGATAATCACATAAATACGGAAAATAATAAAATGATTGAAGCTGTCAGTGATTTGCCCAATACCATTATTCGCGAAAAATGGTTAAAATGGCTGAAACATCAACCAATTAAATTTCAATGCTTTGCCGCTGACACCTTTTGCGCTTTAAGATGCGACGGGCATCTTGTTCCTTGCCTTAATTTATGGGATACAAGTTTAGGCAATGTCAGAGATCAATCACCGACTGAGATTTGGCATAGCGCAAAAACCAAAGAAATAAAAAAAATCATCAAAAAATGCGATGGATGTTTAAACTCATGGGGCGTAGAATGGAGCGCCAGTTCCAGTTTCTATCCGCGACTTTTATTTTATCTCCGACATCCCGAAGCTGTGGCCGAAAGAATAAAAAGACAAGATTAATAATTTCAAAATTTTAAAACAGGCGCTTTATAAAAATAGCGCCTGTTTTTATTTAATGATAAAAAAAATTAAATTTTATTCAATAATATATCTTCAAATATCTTTGAAGATTTTTCCCAAGTAAATTCTTTAATTTTTTCATATCCGGCCA from Patescibacteria group bacterium includes:
- a CDS encoding radical SAM protein, encoding MNKLYLIKRVFDRLCWGNKNLIKKIFGQPLKPKWLWFETTDRCNSRCTHCHIWEKKPISNPLTAEELGRALSDPLFSDLENIINSGGEAILREDIEEIIRTEHRILPKAKLDLSTNGIAAERVVQIVSSLLSTEKTIKLNVGVSVDAIGEKHNQIRGITNNFEKIDYLLHKLTDLREKYPDNLSLVIGLTLSNLTLSGWKEVKQYAKKLNIDFMVQWYNQSSFYDNANDNHINTENNKMIEAVSDLPNTIIREKWLKWLKHQPIKFQCFAADTFCALRCDGHLVPCLNLWDTSLGNVRDQSPTEIWHSAKTKEIKKIIKKCDGCLNSWGVEWSASSSFYPRLLFYLRHPEAVAERIKRQD